The stretch of DNA ATGAGATGGAAGGATGGGAAAACAGGTACCTCCCGGCAAAGGGGTTCGGTCTCCTGATCATCTCGACCTCTCAGGGCGTCATGTCGCACGAACAGGCACGCCGTGCTGGAATTGGCGGCGAACTTCTGGGGTTCGTCTACTGAGGTGAGAGAGCAATGGTAGTTGAGAGAAGAGTTACCATCCCTGCCGGGATCACGGCAGCCTTCACGAACTTCACCATGGCGGTGAAAGGTCCGAAGGGCGAGCTCACGCGGGACATGCGTTACCCCGGCGTCAATGTCGCCATCACCGATGGCGAGGTTGTCATCACCACCGAGTCAGGCAGAAAACGGGTCATCGCCATGGTCGGCACCTACGCGGCGCATGCGAAGAACATGTTCGACGGTGTTGCACAGGGCTATGAGTACAGGATGAAAGTGGTCTACTCCCACTTCCCGATCCAGCTCAAGCTCAAGGGCGATATCCTTGAGATCAACAACTTCCTTGGTGAGAAACAGGCGAGATACGCCAGGATCTCCCCGGGCGTCAAGGTCGCGATCGGCAACGATGAGGTGACCATCACCGGCATCAACAAGGATCTCGTCGGAGCGACCTCTGCGAAGATTGAGCGGGCGACCAAGGTCCGTAAGCGCGACACGCGGGTCTTCCAGGATGGAATATACATCGTAGAAAAGGCGTGATGCAGATGGCAGACAACAAGATTCGTTTAATCCGTGTCCGGTCGGCGAAGACCGGGTGCAAATTCCAGCGCCAGTGCCTCCACGCAAAGAAGAAGCTGGAAGACACCTGGAGAAGACCCCGCGGTCTTACCAGCAAGCAGAGGAGGCAGTACAGGGCGAAGGGTGCCCACCCGCAGGCTGGCTACAATGCCCCGATTGCGGTGCGCGGCATGCACCCGTCCGGCTACTTCGAGGTGCTCGCATACAATCCCTCTGACCTTGAAGGACTCGATGCAGCCACCCAGGCGGTCAGGATCGCCGGTGGCGTGGGCAGGAAGAAGCGCGGCGAGATCCAGCAGAAGGCGATCGCGGCCGGCCTCAAGGTGCTGAACGCAAAGAACCTCGCGCCGGCAGTGGTTGAAGAGGAGGCTGAGGCTGATGAGTGATCTTTCGACGCAGAAGCGTATCGCGGCGGCAGTCCTGAAGTGCGGTGTAAACCGCGTCTGGCTCAACCCCGAGCGTCTCTCTGACATTGAAGCGGCAATCTCCAGGAGCGAGATCCGCGAGCTGGTCGCCGAGGGCGTCATCAAGGCAGGCGTTGTGAAGGGGAACAGCCGCGGCCGCGCCCGTATCAGGGAAGCGAAGCGG from Methanofollis liminatans DSM 4140 encodes:
- a CDS encoding 50S ribosomal protein L6, encoding MVVERRVTIPAGITAAFTNFTMAVKGPKGELTRDMRYPGVNVAITDGEVVITTESGRKRVIAMVGTYAAHAKNMFDGVAQGYEYRMKVVYSHFPIQLKLKGDILEINNFLGEKQARYARISPGVKVAIGNDEVTITGINKDLVGATSAKIERATKVRKRDTRVFQDGIYIVEKA
- a CDS encoding 50S ribosomal protein L32e; protein product: MADNKIRLIRVRSAKTGCKFQRQCLHAKKKLEDTWRRPRGLTSKQRRQYRAKGAHPQAGYNAPIAVRGMHPSGYFEVLAYNPSDLEGLDAATQAVRIAGGVGRKKRGEIQQKAIAAGLKVLNAKNLAPAVVEEEAEADE